Proteins from a single region of Candidatus Margulisiibacteriota bacterium:
- the ribF gene encoding riboflavin biosynthesis protein RibF, giving the protein MKIAIGVFDGVHRGHQKVIEKAHLVLTITPHPNPDIELLTTPAEKRDLLGNLAEFKFTPRHARLTPEKFIIWLQKKYKPTEIIVGHDFHFGWQRQGNLALLKKLGRKYKITVTEIPEYVYQKTAVRSSTIRAYLSDGKIAEANKLLGRDYQLSGKVVRGKRLGRRLGAPTINLRLDCPQKLVPRDGVYRGEASVQNKLHTAAIFIGNNAIEAHLPDFSGDLYGQKATLFLQEYLRPIIKFKDLPALQKQIQKDIRRIKRS; this is encoded by the coding sequence ATGAAAATAGCTATCGGCGTTTTTGACGGCGTGCACCGCGGCCACCAAAAGGTCATTGAAAAAGCGCATCTGGTTTTGACCATCACGCCGCATCCCAACCCGGACATTGAGCTGCTGACCACGCCCGCGGAAAAAAGAGACCTGCTCGGCAATCTGGCGGAATTTAAATTTACGCCACGCCACGCCCGTCTCACACCGGAAAAATTTATTATCTGGCTCCAGAAAAAATATAAACCCACAGAAATTATTGTCGGACACGATTTTCATTTCGGCTGGCAGCGGCAAGGCAACCTTGCTTTGCTTAAAAAATTAGGCCGAAAATACAAAATCACGGTTACGGAAATTCCTGAATATGTTTACCAAAAAACCGCCGTCCGCAGCTCGACGATACGCGCCTATTTGTCTGACGGCAAAATCGCAGAGGCCAATAAACTGCTGGGACGCGATTATCAGCTCAGCGGCAAAGTAGTCCGTGGCAAACGGCTCGGCCGCCGGCTGGGCGCGCCGACGATCAATCTCCGGCTGGATTGTCCGCAAAAACTCGTGCCCCGCGACGGCGTGTACCGCGGCGAAGCCAGCGTCCAAAACAAACTTCACACTGCCGCGATATTTATCGGCAATAACGCCATCGAAGCGCATTTGCCGGATTTCAGCGGCGATCTTTACGGCCAGAAAGCCACTTTATTTTTGCAGGAATATTTGCGGCCGATCATCAAATTTAAAGACCTGCCCGCTCTGCAAAAACAGATCCAAAAAGATATTCGGCGGATAAAAAGGAGCTAG
- the truB gene encoding tRNA pseudouridine(55) synthase TruB, giving the protein MFFENGIYSFHKPPGWTSYDVVNWVKRRCATRKVGHAGTLDPAAEGLLLVAVGREYTKQLEQLTGQEKEYLCEITFGIVTDSGDSEGKILARQNVSIEKNKLQPILNSFIGKQKQTPPMYSAVKVRGQKLYELARQGLEVERPAKEIEIKELALLDFLPPDKARLRIVCSKGTYIRVLCYNIGAKMGTGAYMSKLIRTRIGVYKLSADCIIPRGSRQ; this is encoded by the coding sequence ATGTTTTTTGAGAACGGGATTTATTCTTTTCATAAACCGCCCGGCTGGACTTCTTATGACGTGGTAAACTGGGTCAAGCGCCGCTGCGCCACGCGCAAAGTTGGCCATGCCGGCACGCTCGATCCGGCCGCGGAAGGATTATTGCTGGTCGCTGTCGGACGGGAATACACCAAACAATTAGAACAGCTGACCGGCCAGGAAAAAGAATACCTCTGCGAAATAACTTTCGGCATAGTCACGGACAGCGGCGACAGCGAGGGAAAAATATTAGCAAGGCAAAATGTCAGCATAGAAAAAAACAAACTGCAGCCAATTTTAAACAGTTTTATCGGCAAACAAAAGCAGACACCGCCGATGTATTCCGCGGTCAAGGTGCGCGGCCAAAAACTGTATGAACTGGCGCGACAAGGCCTTGAAGTGGAACGGCCGGCTAAAGAAATTGAGATCAAAGAATTGGCCCTGCTCGATTTCCTGCCGCCAGACAAAGCCAGACTGCGCATCGTTTGTTCCAAAGGCACATACATCCGTGTCCTGTGTTACAATATCGGCGCAAAAATGGGCACCGGCGCATATATGTCTAAATTAATCAGAACCAGGATCGGCGTGTATAAATTGAGCGCGGACTGCATCATTCCGCGGGGCAGCCGCCAATGA